In one Colletotrichum destructivum chromosome 2, complete sequence genomic region, the following are encoded:
- a CDS encoding Putative zn(2)Cys(6) fungal-type DNA-binding domain, fungal transcription factor: MRQTLRRSCAACAKSKHSCDLRTPRCSRCVKRRVLCVYANEPLTAGPAAAAASGPSTALGAGTSTSTSTSESASPSPPSPSSRRSSGPPLDGSGALTNYRFASLDPFDSYPQTRLPREQVQRLIHSFLHKIAFEYYPLDLSATSNPFLVSWWPLALGDPALFHVSLQTACLDEELLAQKGFQSSEILMADSVALLRRKVQDTSLAIQDGTMNSVITLAAIEFGKGNTAVSDMHVDGVKKLVDMRGGINAVKQTSPLTARMVSWVSMIVTGRPQFDTQDDTGIGDGVPPPPEWQSDPAVSHEELTGLDNLETDYEVRNVLARLRSISRRTNRGVPLAPTRLHDLACFVIHRLLLSTPDEKGSPPCPPGPECLRYAIILYMFLIQGPTYYSHAVIFNTILGRFVADFERLASTPHVYDDLGVWLLTIGMAAANGTGHYECLTGVARDVAVAKQLTCWGDALGHARGFLWLETHHGDSVFRPHWDALLGVSGQPPFGYPLLPVA; this comes from the exons ATGCGCCAAACCCTCCGTCGGTCGTGTGCCGCCTGTGCAAAATCCAAACACAGCTGCGACCTCCGCACGCCGCGCTGCTCCCGCTGCGTCAAGCGGAGAGTCCTGTGCGTCTACGCCAACGAACCCCTGACGGccgggccggcggcggctgctgcttccgggccctcgacggcgctgggGGCCGGcacgtccacgtccacgtccacgTCCGAGTCCgcgtccccgtcgccgccgtctccgtcgtcccGGCGGTCGTCCGGGCCGCCCCTGGACGGATCCGGCGCCCTGACCAACTACCGCTTCGCCTCTCTCGACCCCTTTGACTCTTACCCGCAGACCAGACTCCCCCGGGAACAGGTCCAGCGTCTGATCCATAGCT TTCTCCACAAGATCGCCTTCGAGTACTACCCTCTGGACCTCAGCGCAACGTCGAACCCCTTCCTCGTCTCCTGGTGGCCGCTGGCCCTCGGCGACCCGGCCCTGTTCCACGTCTCCCTGCAGACGGCGtgcctcgacgaggagctgctggcccAGAAGGGCTTCCAGTCCTCCGAGATCCTCATGGCCGACTCGGTGGCCTTGCTCAGGCGGAAAGTCCAAGACACGTCGCTCGCCATACAGGACGGGACCATGAACTCCGTCATCACGTTGGCAGCGATCGAG TTCGGCAAGGGAAACACTGCTGTCAGCGATATGCACGTCGACGGTGTCAAGAAGCTGGTCGACATGAGAGGCGGCATCAACGCGGTGAAGCAGACCAGCCCGTTGACTGCGAGGATGGTGAGCTG GGTGTCGATGATCGTCACAGGCCGGCCTCAGTTCGACACGCAAGACGACAccggcatcggcgacggcgtacCCCCTCCGCCCGAGTGGCAGTCCGACCCGGCCGTCTCGCATGAGGAGCTGACCGGGTTGGACAACCTCGAGACCGACTACGAAGTGAGAAACGTCCTGGCGCGTCTGCGCAGCATCTCGCGGCGGACGAACCGAGGAGTGCCTCTGGCGCCGACTCGGCTCCACGACCTGGCCTGTTTCGTCATCCATCGACTGCTGCTGTCCACCCCGGACGAGAAAGGCTCTCCCCCCTGCCCACCGGGCCCGGAGTGCCTGCGATACGCCATCATACTCTACATGTTCCTCATTCAGGGGCCGACGTACTACTCGCacgccgtcatcttcaacaCGATCCTCGGGCGGTTCGTGGCCGACTTTGAGCGGCTCGCGTCGACGCCGCACGTGTACGACGATCTGGGCGTCTGGCTCCTGACCATaggcatggcggcggcgaacgGCACGGGACACTACGAATGTCTCACGGGGGTCGCCAGagacgttgccgtcgccaagcAGTTGACGTGTTGgggcgacgccctcggccatgCCCGGGGCTTCCTCTGGCTGGAGACGCATCACGGCGACAGCGTCTTCCGGCCTCACTGGGACGCGCTCTTGGGCGTGTCGGGACAGCCGCCCTTCGGATATCCTCTGTTACCTGTGGCGTAG